In Pseudovibrio brasiliensis, the following are encoded in one genomic region:
- a CDS encoding aldose epimerase family protein encodes MAIRDFGELENRETVKEVTLHGGDLTASILTYGATVRRLQLGDRDLTLGFDNLRDYELHSPHMGATAGRCANRIANGCFSIGDDEFQLSVNEGGRHHLHGGHTGFAHRIWTIEEASEDSVLLSLESPDGEEGYPGTVQITCRYTLTKDNTLRIEFSGSTDKPTLLNPAHHSYFNLGDHEDVTKHQIMIPARSYLPVSDELIPTGEIVDVAGTAYDFREMRQVQDEQDNRFDNNFCLRQFRLEKPELSAVVFEPETQIKMEVWSTEPGIQFYDGSSLNTPVPGFNGKNYGPRAGLCLEPQCWPDSPNHEEFACSTLQPTEHYLQITEYRFI; translated from the coding sequence GTGGCTATTCGTGATTTCGGTGAGCTGGAAAACCGGGAAACTGTGAAGGAAGTGACACTGCACGGCGGAGATCTGACCGCAAGCATCCTCACTTACGGAGCCACAGTACGCAGACTGCAGCTGGGAGACCGCGACTTAACGCTTGGCTTCGACAATCTGCGCGACTACGAACTTCACTCCCCACACATGGGCGCCACCGCAGGGCGCTGCGCCAACCGCATTGCAAACGGCTGCTTCTCAATTGGTGATGACGAGTTCCAACTCTCCGTCAACGAAGGCGGACGCCACCATCTCCACGGCGGTCACACAGGGTTTGCGCACCGCATCTGGACCATCGAAGAAGCCAGCGAAGATAGCGTTCTACTCTCTTTGGAATCCCCGGACGGGGAAGAAGGCTACCCGGGCACTGTCCAGATCACATGCCGCTATACCCTCACCAAAGACAACACGCTGCGCATCGAGTTTTCCGGCTCCACAGACAAGCCGACCCTGCTGAACCCAGCACACCACAGCTACTTCAATCTGGGTGATCATGAAGATGTGACAAAACACCAGATCATGATCCCGGCCCGCTCTTATCTGCCAGTTTCCGATGAGCTGATCCCAACCGGCGAAATCGTCGATGTGGCTGGCACCGCTTACGATTTCCGCGAAATGCGTCAGGTGCAGGATGAGCAAGACAACCGTTTTGACAACAACTTCTGCCTGCGCCAGTTCCGTCTGGAAAAGCCCGAGCTGTCCGCTGTCGTGTTTGAGCCTGAAACCCAAATTAAGATGGAAGTCTGGTCAACCGAGCCGGGCATTCAGTTTTACGATGGTAGCTCGCTGAACACACCCGTTCCGGGCTTCAATGGCAAAAACTATGGCCCACGTGCTGGCCTGTGCCTTGAGCCGCAATGCTGGCCTGATAGCCCAAACCATGAGGAGTTTGCGTGTTCCACGCTTCAACCAACTGAGCACTACTTGCAAATAACAGAATACCGTTTCATCTGA
- a CDS encoding GNAT family N-acetyltransferase — protein sequence MVEVQQFGVDQVDLRGPEKKDEPAILSLLVRAFGQSNEGRLVERLRGCGALVLERIATDTDGNLLGHLAFSRVTGTGEGHRLKISCLAPVCVEPAVKNKGVGTKLIQAALDELQGLGEDLVLVLGAPDYFNRFGFDSELAKKVQGPYAGPIFMALPFTQAGREELPVEVTYATPFQEFE from the coding sequence ATGGTTGAAGTCCAACAGTTTGGAGTGGATCAGGTTGATCTCCGTGGGCCTGAAAAGAAAGATGAGCCTGCAATCCTGTCACTTCTGGTTCGGGCATTCGGGCAAAGCAATGAAGGTCGTCTGGTTGAGCGACTTCGTGGTTGCGGCGCTTTGGTTCTGGAACGGATTGCAACGGATACTGATGGCAATCTTCTTGGCCACCTTGCATTCTCACGGGTGACCGGCACCGGCGAAGGTCACCGGCTGAAGATCAGCTGCCTTGCGCCGGTTTGTGTAGAGCCAGCTGTCAAGAACAAAGGCGTTGGTACCAAGCTTATTCAGGCAGCGCTGGATGAGTTGCAGGGGCTGGGTGAAGATCTTGTCCTCGTACTTGGTGCACCGGACTACTTCAACCGTTTTGGCTTTGACAGTGAGCTGGCGAAGAAGGTGCAAGGACCGTATGCCGGGCCTATCTTCATGGCGCTGCCGTTTACTCAGGCGGGGCGTGAGGAGCTTCCTGTTGAAGTAACCTATGCCACACCGTTTCAGGAGTTTGAGTAG
- a CDS encoding histone deacetylase family protein — MKTIFSPDQLLHAPTKEISDGKLVPANEIPSRAEIVLEHIKKAQFGEVLAPNDFSLDPILKVHDADYVTFLLDFWQLWLAEGRTEEEVFPFVWPVHGLRHDIVPDQIDGKLGFYSFDAGTPMGAHTWTAARKSAETALTGADLLLSGDHSAFALCRPPGHHAHRRLYGGYCFLNNAAIAAQHLRDQGVGKVTIFDVDYHHGNGTQAIFYDRADVQFLSIHADPKVEFPYYLGHANERGLKEGAGYNHNYPLPHGTSWVEWAEAMEDACRSIEKFAPDVIIVSLGMDPYEKDPISKFKLKTDDFSRIGARIARLGKPTLFVMEGGYAVGDLGLNCTKALSGYLDTVTVSS; from the coding sequence GTGAAGACTATCTTTTCGCCTGATCAGCTGTTGCATGCCCCGACCAAAGAAATCTCGGATGGGAAACTGGTACCTGCCAACGAGATACCCTCTCGCGCGGAAATCGTTCTTGAGCACATCAAGAAAGCGCAGTTCGGAGAGGTTCTCGCTCCCAACGATTTTTCTCTGGACCCGATCCTCAAAGTCCATGACGCGGACTATGTCACCTTCCTGCTGGATTTCTGGCAGCTCTGGCTGGCAGAAGGGCGCACTGAAGAGGAAGTCTTCCCGTTTGTCTGGCCAGTCCATGGCCTCAGGCACGATATCGTCCCCGATCAGATTGATGGCAAGCTCGGCTTCTATTCGTTTGATGCTGGCACCCCTATGGGGGCTCACACATGGACTGCTGCGCGCAAAAGTGCGGAAACGGCTTTGACCGGGGCAGATCTGCTCCTCTCTGGTGATCACTCCGCATTCGCGCTCTGCCGTCCTCCGGGGCACCACGCCCACCGCCGCCTTTACGGTGGCTACTGCTTCCTGAACAACGCCGCCATTGCAGCCCAGCATCTGCGCGATCAGGGCGTAGGCAAGGTCACGATTTTCGACGTGGACTATCACCACGGCAATGGAACTCAGGCGATCTTCTATGACCGGGCCGACGTTCAGTTCCTATCCATTCATGCAGACCCGAAAGTGGAGTTTCCTTACTACTTGGGCCATGCCAACGAACGTGGCCTGAAAGAAGGGGCAGGGTACAATCACAACTACCCACTTCCACATGGAACCTCTTGGGTAGAGTGGGCTGAGGCAATGGAAGATGCCTGCCGAAGCATCGAGAAGTTTGCGCCGGATGTGATCATTGTCTCCCTTGGCATGGATCCCTATGAGAAAGACCCGATCTCCAAGTTCAAACTGAAGACAGATGACTTCTCCAGAATAGGCGCCCGCATTGCCAGACTGGGCAAACCAACTCTGTTTGTGATGGAAGGCGGTTATGCTGTCGGTGATTTGGGCCTCAATTGCACCAAGGCACTCAGCGGATATCTCGATACTGTGACTGTCAGTTCCTGA
- a CDS encoding DUF805 domain-containing protein, with amino-acid sequence MPEQNSPKTNLFWLFFNPFGRISKGVYWLAIALIFCVMYIAVSVTAGSLTYNESDAADLTLAQVYNDMLATNPLLFPLILLTNFMVFMLVIKRLQDRGITGFVALTLFLPFLNLLVPIVVGFLKSEQGPNRYGPTSNSRPIKPKK; translated from the coding sequence ATGCCAGAGCAAAATAGCCCGAAAACAAACCTGTTTTGGTTGTTTTTTAACCCGTTTGGACGAATTTCCAAAGGCGTATACTGGCTCGCAATCGCGCTGATCTTCTGTGTGATGTACATTGCTGTGAGTGTGACTGCAGGCTCGCTGACTTACAACGAAAGTGATGCAGCTGATCTCACACTGGCGCAGGTCTACAACGATATGTTGGCAACAAACCCGCTGTTGTTTCCGCTGATACTCCTCACAAACTTTATGGTGTTTATGCTTGTAATCAAGCGTCTGCAGGATCGTGGAATCACTGGGTTTGTGGCGCTGACCTTGTTCCTGCCTTTCCTCAATCTGCTTGTGCCAATCGTCGTTGGCTTCCTGAAAAGCGAGCAAGGCCCGAACAGATACGGCCCAACGTCCAACAGCCGCCCGATCAAACCCAAAAAGTAA
- the fmt gene encoding methionyl-tRNA formyltransferase: protein MRVIFMGTPDFSVPTLIEIVGQGWDVVACYSQPPRKAGRGMELKKTPVHEAAESLGIPVFTPTSLKSEEEQERFRSFEADVAVVVAYGLLLPKAILEGTEYGCLNGHASLLPRWRGAAPINRAIMAGDKASGIQVMQMEEGLDTGPVCMSETVAITEDMTAGELHDRLSGLGGDLMLRALSALSRGGLGSTPQSEDGVTYAKKIQKSETRIDWSLPAEQVHNHIRGLSPFPGAWCEMELGGKSAERVKILRSSLAEGSGTAGEVLVAEESTLTIACGSGAIKLVQVQRAGKKAMSTDEFLRGSKLSAGDKVS from the coding sequence TTGCGCGTCATCTTCATGGGTACTCCCGATTTTTCCGTTCCAACTCTGATTGAGATTGTTGGGCAAGGTTGGGATGTGGTTGCCTGTTACTCGCAGCCACCACGCAAAGCCGGACGCGGCATGGAGCTGAAGAAGACGCCCGTGCACGAAGCTGCTGAAAGCCTCGGCATTCCTGTGTTCACGCCGACCTCTTTGAAGAGCGAAGAGGAACAGGAACGGTTTCGCTCTTTTGAAGCAGATGTGGCTGTTGTGGTGGCTTATGGTCTGCTGCTGCCGAAAGCCATTTTGGAAGGTACCGAGTACGGTTGCCTGAATGGTCATGCGTCTTTGCTGCCACGCTGGCGCGGTGCTGCGCCGATCAATCGTGCAATTATGGCAGGCGATAAGGCCTCTGGCATTCAGGTGATGCAGATGGAGGAAGGGCTGGATACCGGTCCTGTGTGTATGTCTGAGACTGTTGCAATCACTGAGGATATGACTGCAGGCGAACTGCATGACCGTCTTTCTGGCCTTGGTGGTGATCTGATGCTGCGTGCACTTTCTGCACTGTCTCGCGGTGGTTTGGGTTCTACGCCTCAGTCTGAGGATGGCGTGACCTATGCCAAGAAGATCCAGAAAAGCGAAACCCGTATTGACTGGTCCCTGCCAGCAGAGCAGGTGCACAACCACATTCGCGGTCTTTCTCCTTTCCCGGGTGCGTGGTGTGAGATGGAGCTGGGTGGCAAGAGTGCTGAGCGTGTGAAGATCTTGCGCAGCAGCCTTGCTGAAGGTTCTGGCACCGCTGGTGAGGTTCTGGTTGCAGAAGAAAGCACGCTGACCATTGCGTGCGGTTCTGGTGCAATCAAGCTGGTTCAGGTTCAGCGGGCAGGCAAAAAGGCCATGTCTACCGATGAATTTTTACGCGGCTCTAAGCTTAGTGCTGGAGACAAGGTTTCCTGA
- the dapE gene encoding succinyl-diaminopimelate desuccinylase — translation MTDTLSPAVQICRDLIRCPSVTPAEGGALSTLENLLAGAGFDVSRVTFTDEDTPDVENLFATIGTGKPHFVFAGHTDVVPVGDEAAWTHGPFDGTIADGMLHGRGTADMKGGVAAFAAAALDYVKAHPDGILGQISFLITGDEEGPAINGTVKLLEWATEQGHEFDACIVGEPTNPDALGDAIKVGRRGSLTGTIKVNGTQGHVAYQHLADNPVPGMLKLLSAVSEVELDKGNERFQPSNLEITTVDVGNTATNVIPAHVMAKFNIRFNDQWSVKSLSEHVTKLLSDVAPEGLDWSIDYAKEATDSFLTHDEALIQTLSNSIKTVTGRTPELSTGGGTSDARFIKNYCAVVEFGLVGQTMHKVDEHVAVADIEQLADIYLRFLQDYFQA, via the coding sequence ATGACTGATACGCTTTCTCCTGCGGTACAGATCTGCCGCGACCTTATCCGCTGTCCAAGTGTCACCCCGGCTGAAGGCGGTGCTCTTTCCACGCTCGAAAACCTGCTTGCAGGCGCTGGTTTTGATGTTTCCCGCGTTACCTTCACCGATGAAGATACACCGGACGTCGAGAACCTGTTTGCCACCATCGGCACAGGCAAACCGCATTTCGTGTTTGCGGGGCATACCGATGTTGTACCAGTAGGCGACGAAGCCGCATGGACCCATGGCCCGTTTGACGGCACCATCGCAGATGGCATGCTGCACGGTCGTGGAACGGCAGATATGAAAGGCGGCGTTGCAGCGTTTGCAGCCGCCGCTCTGGACTATGTGAAAGCGCATCCAGACGGAATTCTGGGCCAGATCTCCTTCCTCATCACTGGTGACGAAGAAGGCCCAGCAATCAACGGCACTGTGAAACTGCTGGAGTGGGCTACAGAGCAAGGGCATGAGTTCGATGCCTGTATTGTTGGCGAACCAACCAACCCCGATGCTCTGGGCGATGCCATCAAAGTGGGCCGCCGCGGCTCCCTGACAGGCACAATCAAGGTCAACGGTACACAGGGCCATGTGGCCTATCAGCATCTGGCAGACAACCCAGTTCCAGGCATGCTCAAACTGCTGAGTGCAGTCTCTGAGGTAGAACTGGACAAAGGCAACGAGCGTTTCCAGCCTTCCAATCTTGAAATCACCACTGTTGATGTCGGCAACACTGCGACCAACGTTATTCCGGCGCATGTAATGGCGAAGTTCAACATTCGCTTTAACGATCAGTGGTCTGTCAAATCTCTGAGCGAGCACGTCACCAAGCTTCTGAGCGATGTAGCGCCAGAAGGTCTTGATTGGAGCATTGACTACGCAAAGGAAGCAACCGACAGTTTCCTGACCCATGACGAAGCGCTGATCCAGACACTGTCCAACTCCATCAAGACAGTCACAGGCCGCACACCAGAGCTGTCTACCGGTGGCGGAACTTCAGATGCACGCTTCATCAAGAACTACTGTGCTGTAGTTGAGTTCGGCCTTGTTGGTCAGACCATGCACAAGGTCGATGAGCACGTCGCAGTGGCAGATATCGAGCAACTCGCCGACATCTACCTCCGCTTCTTGCAAGACTACTTTCAGGCTTGA
- a CDS encoding LysR substrate-binding domain-containing protein, translating into MSRHNLSITSQILSVLPVFDAAARHGSFTRAARELGITQGAVSRRIQSLEEQLGLVLFSRQGKTLALTQDGLLLSQKAKNALKLVEDLEHELKGSVSGQLRIGTLPSLANLWLMQRIRGFTEAYPAISIDLVTIPADFSAGHKDPVNWDPSSVDVALTVGRGSWSALESHHICDEEMVLVCSQSLLGDAQPASLQDVLGLPRLIHSTRLGSWEYWAEAHKLSSYLPGDTSLSFEHFFMVLEAARQGLGLALLPSLLIEKDLAEGTLIEPVSARHMTGNAYYMVGSSAAWRRPAVAALRDHLAQVS; encoded by the coding sequence ATGAGCCGACATAATCTTTCGATCACCTCGCAAATCCTATCTGTGCTGCCTGTTTTTGATGCTGCTGCGCGTCATGGCAGCTTTACGCGGGCGGCCAGAGAGCTTGGCATTACACAGGGTGCTGTTTCGCGGCGTATTCAGAGTTTGGAGGAGCAGCTCGGGCTTGTTCTGTTTTCCCGGCAGGGGAAGACACTGGCGCTGACGCAGGACGGATTGCTGCTCAGCCAGAAAGCGAAGAATGCGCTGAAGCTGGTTGAGGATCTGGAGCATGAGCTGAAGGGCTCGGTCTCAGGTCAGCTGCGTATTGGTACTTTGCCGTCTCTGGCCAACTTGTGGCTGATGCAGCGTATCAGAGGGTTTACAGAGGCCTACCCTGCCATCAGCATTGACCTAGTCACAATCCCAGCGGATTTTTCTGCTGGGCACAAAGACCCCGTCAACTGGGACCCCTCCAGCGTGGATGTGGCGCTTACTGTTGGGCGAGGCAGCTGGTCTGCGCTGGAGAGCCATCATATCTGCGATGAAGAGATGGTTTTGGTGTGCAGCCAAAGCCTTTTGGGTGATGCGCAACCGGCGAGCCTGCAAGATGTTCTCGGGTTGCCGCGGCTCATCCATTCCACCCGTCTTGGCAGCTGGGAGTACTGGGCGGAGGCGCATAAGCTCTCCAGCTATCTGCCGGGAGATACCTCCCTCTCTTTTGAGCACTTCTTTATGGTGTTGGAGGCGGCGCGTCAGGGGCTTGGGCTTGCACTGCTCCCCTCCCTCCTGATTGAGAAAGATCTGGCAGAAGGCACTTTGATAGAGCCAGTTTCCGCTCGTCATATGACGGGGAACGCCTATTACATGGTGGGAAGCTCTGCAGCTTGGCGGCGTCCGGCAGTGGCGGCACTACGAGACCACCTTGCGCAGGTTTCCTAG
- a CDS encoding DUF2189 domain-containing protein, with protein sequence MSDNHLAVSAGAQNPQNKLAKPIVRQVTLEDITSSLKLGILDFVKTPVIGLTFGAFFMIGGILVTLLSFWVDMSYISYPLACGFLLLGPFAALGLYEVSRRLQAGETPRMSGLFTLMWEQRRGEIAWMAFVVIFIQFLWMFKVHLLLALFLGMQGYGTFVQFAQTIFETSDGLLFLAAGHLVGAFFAVLLFAVSVVSFPILLDTELDFVTAMITSVKVVTGSPVVMVGWGLLITAILMVSMIPAFIGLLVTLPVLGHTTWHLYKRVVTFEDAK encoded by the coding sequence ATGTCAGACAATCATCTGGCTGTGTCTGCGGGTGCGCAAAACCCGCAGAACAAGCTGGCGAAACCTATAGTTCGTCAGGTTACTTTGGAGGATATAACAAGCTCCCTGAAGCTTGGAATTCTGGACTTTGTGAAAACGCCGGTTATTGGTTTAACCTTCGGCGCATTCTTTATGATCGGCGGAATACTGGTCACATTGCTCTCGTTCTGGGTGGACATGAGCTACATCAGCTACCCGCTGGCCTGCGGCTTCCTGCTGCTTGGCCCATTTGCAGCGCTTGGGCTCTATGAAGTCTCCAGACGGCTGCAGGCAGGGGAAACACCACGTATGAGCGGCCTGTTCACCTTGATGTGGGAGCAACGCCGCGGTGAAATTGCATGGATGGCCTTTGTGGTGATCTTCATCCAGTTCCTATGGATGTTCAAGGTCCACCTGCTGCTGGCGCTCTTCTTAGGAATGCAAGGCTACGGCACATTTGTGCAGTTCGCGCAGACGATCTTCGAAACCTCAGACGGGCTCCTGTTCCTTGCGGCAGGCCATCTTGTGGGGGCGTTTTTTGCGGTCCTGCTGTTTGCCGTCAGCGTGGTCTCTTTTCCAATCCTGTTGGATACGGAACTGGACTTTGTCACTGCGATGATCACGAGCGTAAAGGTCGTAACTGGAAGTCCAGTGGTCATGGTTGGGTGGGGACTGCTCATCACGGCAATCCTGATGGTCTCCATGATCCCGGCGTTTATCGGTCTGCTGGTCACACTTCCAGTGCTGGGCCACACCACATGGCACCTTTACAAGCGTGTGGTGACCTTCGAAGACGCAAAATAA
- a CDS encoding DNA recombination protein RmuC, with protein sequence MEQTVFTYGAFTLSYIQAAIIGGGLLFLLLLIWIMGLRAKLNRVRVTSALEQKQAADTEAALAELVRSQGEMTGRMQTMAEVFGSRQSDLMRVVNDRLDGLGKTLGASVLETHRQTHASLTGLQERMALLDKANKTMGELAGQVTDLQMVLNDKQSRGAFGQGRMEAIIDDALPPTSFTFQGTLSNRSRPDCLIHMPTGAPPLVVDAKFPLEAFAAIKDAETKPELKDAANRFRKDISKHLEDIAGKYLLPGETQDTALMFVPSESLFAEIHEGFPDLTQKAHRLRVVIVSPSLLVLAVQVIQSVLRDARMREQAHLIQAEVGKLLLDVGRLTERVSKLQNHFAQTNKDLDQIMISGDKISNRARKIDEMQLGGKASEPVTSSASQAPQTTHLADDELPSPFQFDRR encoded by the coding sequence ATGGAACAGACAGTCTTCACATACGGTGCATTCACCCTCTCATACATTCAGGCAGCCATCATTGGTGGTGGCCTTTTGTTCTTGCTGCTGCTCATCTGGATCATGGGTTTGCGCGCAAAATTGAACAGGGTGCGCGTTACATCGGCGCTGGAGCAAAAACAGGCTGCGGATACGGAAGCTGCTCTGGCAGAACTGGTGCGCTCTCAAGGGGAGATGACCGGTCGCATGCAAACCATGGCAGAGGTGTTCGGCTCCCGCCAATCAGACCTGATGCGTGTGGTGAATGACCGTCTGGATGGCCTTGGCAAAACGCTGGGTGCTTCTGTTCTGGAAACCCATCGCCAAACTCATGCCAGCCTGACGGGACTGCAGGAGCGTATGGCATTGCTCGACAAAGCCAACAAAACCATGGGTGAGTTAGCCGGGCAGGTGACGGATCTGCAAATGGTGCTGAACGACAAGCAGTCTCGTGGCGCATTTGGCCAAGGTCGCATGGAGGCCATCATAGACGATGCTCTGCCACCAACCAGCTTCACCTTTCAGGGCACACTCTCTAACCGCTCTCGTCCAGACTGTCTGATCCATATGCCAACGGGGGCACCACCTCTTGTGGTCGACGCCAAGTTCCCTCTGGAGGCGTTTGCCGCCATCAAAGATGCAGAGACCAAACCTGAGCTGAAAGACGCGGCCAACCGTTTCCGAAAGGATATCTCAAAACACCTTGAAGATATCGCGGGTAAGTACCTGCTGCCGGGTGAAACGCAGGACACGGCGCTCATGTTCGTGCCCTCTGAAAGCCTCTTCGCTGAAATCCACGAGGGCTTTCCGGATCTGACGCAGAAAGCTCATCGTCTGCGGGTGGTGATCGTCTCTCCATCCTTGCTGGTTCTGGCCGTGCAGGTGATCCAGTCCGTATTGCGAGATGCCCGCATGCGCGAACAGGCCCACCTCATTCAGGCGGAAGTCGGCAAGCTGCTGCTGGATGTTGGCAGACTGACAGAGCGCGTTTCCAAACTGCAAAACCACTTCGCCCAAACCAACAAGGATCTCGATCAGATCATGATCTCTGGCGATAAGATCAGCAACCGCGCCCGCAAGATCGACGAGATGCAGTTGGGCGGCAAAGCGAGTGAGCCGGTTACATCCTCTGCATCGCAAGCACCACAAACAACCCATCTGGCTGATGATGAACTGCCATCACCCTTTCAGTTCGACCGCAGATAA
- a CDS encoding VOC family protein: protein MAHPFHLAFPIDDLEQTKTFYMGVLGCKQGRELEGKWVDFDLFGHQMSAHLRDKSQISIGVTGVVDGDAVPVPHFGVVLPMDEWLALADRLKADEGIEWLLEPKIRFQGQPGEQGTFFIKDPSGNALEFKAFASDSDIFVT, encoded by the coding sequence ATGGCGCATCCATTCCATCTGGCATTTCCAATTGATGATCTGGAGCAGACCAAAACGTTCTACATGGGCGTGCTGGGGTGCAAACAGGGCCGTGAGCTGGAAGGCAAATGGGTCGATTTTGACCTGTTCGGCCACCAGATGTCCGCCCACCTTCGCGATAAATCGCAAATCTCAATCGGAGTCACTGGCGTAGTTGATGGCGATGCTGTCCCCGTTCCTCACTTTGGCGTTGTTTTGCCAATGGATGAATGGTTGGCTTTGGCAGACCGCCTGAAAGCGGATGAAGGCATTGAATGGCTGCTCGAACCTAAGATCAGGTTTCAGGGCCAGCCGGGAGAGCAGGGAACTTTCTTCATCAAAGATCCCTCGGGCAATGCTCTTGAATTCAAAGCTTTCGCCAGTGACTCTGACATTTTCGTAACCTGA
- the truA gene encoding tRNA pseudouridine(38-40) synthase TruA, producing the protein MPRYKITIDYDGRPFVGWQRQDNGPTVQGVIERAIKSFTGETVTIGGAGRTDSGVHATGQVAHLDLSKDWPAETVKNALNFHAQPDPVAILDCEKAGLGFDARFSAIRRHYRYKIANRLEPLTHDRGLAWYVKPELNAEAMNEAAQVLLGHHDFTTFRHTRCQAKSPWKTMERICVYRQGYHVFLECSSRSFLHNQVRSMVGSLRLVGEGRWTKDDLKAALEACDRKACGPVAVPEGLYLTQVDYRTPEEDEASFLAYQDSLKNVGADEAPADEED; encoded by the coding sequence ATGCCGCGCTACAAAATTACCATTGATTACGACGGACGCCCTTTCGTTGGCTGGCAGCGTCAGGACAACGGCCCAACAGTTCAGGGTGTGATTGAGCGCGCGATCAAATCTTTCACGGGTGAGACAGTAACTATTGGTGGTGCTGGCCGCACGGACTCTGGTGTTCATGCAACGGGTCAGGTGGCGCATCTGGATCTTTCCAAGGACTGGCCAGCGGAAACCGTGAAGAATGCGCTGAACTTTCACGCTCAGCCGGACCCTGTTGCTATCTTGGACTGTGAGAAGGCTGGTCTTGGCTTTGACGCTCGCTTTTCTGCTATCCGCCGTCATTACCGCTACAAGATTGCCAACCGCCTTGAGCCACTGACGCATGACCGTGGTTTAGCCTGGTACGTGAAGCCGGAGCTGAATGCGGAAGCCATGAATGAAGCGGCACAAGTGCTGCTGGGGCATCACGATTTCACGACATTCCGCCATACGCGATGTCAGGCGAAGAGCCCGTGGAAGACCATGGAGCGCATTTGCGTTTATCGCCAAGGCTATCATGTGTTCTTGGAATGCAGCTCCCGCTCGTTCCTGCACAATCAGGTACGTTCCATGGTGGGTAGTCTGCGTCTTGTAGGCGAAGGCCGCTGGACCAAGGATGATCTGAAAGCGGCGCTGGAAGCGTGTGACCGCAAGGCGTGTGGGCCTGTTGCGGTTCCTGAAGGGCTTTACCTCACTCAGGTGGACTATCGCACACCAGAAGAGGATGAAGCGTCTTTCCTCGCCTATCAGGACAGTCTGAAGAACGTTGGTGCTGATGAAGCGCCGGCGGATGAAGAAGATTAA
- the def gene encoding peptide deformylase — translation MTIREIKFVPEACLREKCAPIEDINDEIRTLADDMLQTMYDAPGIGLAASQIGVMKRMFVLDVAERESEEDDSVEKEPMVFINPEITWSSEEKNTYQEGCLSIPGVYEDVERPAEVRVSFLNIEGEKQEIEAGGLLATCIQHELDHLNGVLFIDYLSRLKRDRIVKKMIKQQKQA, via the coding sequence ATGACGATTCGCGAGATTAAATTTGTCCCGGAAGCCTGCCTTCGTGAGAAGTGTGCTCCGATTGAAGACATCAACGACGAAATCAGAACACTTGCCGACGACATGCTGCAGACCATGTATGACGCGCCAGGTATTGGCCTTGCTGCGAGCCAGATTGGTGTGATGAAGCGCATGTTCGTTCTGGATGTTGCAGAGCGTGAAAGCGAAGAAGACGACAGCGTCGAAAAGGAGCCGATGGTTTTCATCAATCCTGAGATCACCTGGTCTTCTGAAGAGAAGAACACCTATCAGGAAGGTTGCCTTTCCATTCCTGGCGTTTATGAGGATGTTGAGCGCCCTGCGGAGGTTCGCGTCTCCTTCCTCAACATTGAAGGTGAGAAGCAGGAAATTGAGGCTGGTGGCCTGCTGGCAACCTGTATTCAGCACGAGCTGGACCACCTGAACGGCGTATTGTTCATTGACTATCTGTCTCGCCTGAAGCGTGACCGGATCGTCAAGAAGATGATCAAGCAGCAAAAGCAAGCCTGA